One stretch of Microplitis mediator isolate UGA2020A chromosome 9, iyMicMedi2.1, whole genome shotgun sequence DNA includes these proteins:
- the LOC130674552 gene encoding uncharacterized protein LOC130674552, whose product MEFWAQEWSINKSHQHVYRDLVGYHQTSVDNWTRNFISWEKLVPGCYRDFRTIIAKRRCHTNDVHANASCGILIIDVQDKARTKRVIVFDIPGLDGLESRPKSAQPSVETRWISSITSTFMQYISQQQSSKKPTDKRWLEIDAFLPPKKISLLLACIKRPYKRDNVFSTIDFLHSIQELRNPGYVRGGSRRKISPARQEAQEPARQPDQGVSTPNTLQVPAIAVNDAAPGPSNAGSDDIVAELKLLNLNVASGFNRLDTTVGQLSTTVGQLSTTVGQLSNTVGQLSIQQTQTEAALRQLRTDFEEHCRGQHQAEAVIPPRASPPLHDVRESPAHAAPASDEPEEHNRPSGSARGSSSDRSSTPAEAPSQHDSPVSSSESAPASPQRNIPDSDESSSDDPVPPVSGDSDESAARFRRSMYQLRSRARVPDDIVHKFVRSGREREQPVVPEDSSDEELTDAERKQDMLRRLGLDDPQRARIQVSSTMSFAVDDPGVYANTDFAAYITWIGTSDKHWKCTECGNTYRTWDMPTHVWSTEMERNLVCDVEGCDFVCRGVSKMRKHMKQHH is encoded by the exons ATGGAGTTCTG GGCACAAGAATGGTCCATAAACAAGTCCCACCAACACGTTTACCGGGATTTGGTTGGGTACCACCAAACATCGGTGGATAATTGGACCCGGAACTTCATCAGCTGGGAGAAATTGGTCCCGGGTTGCTACAGGGATTTCCGGACCATCATCGCCAAACGGCGTTGCCACACAAATGACGTCCATGCCAATGCATCCTGTggcattttaattattgacgtG CAAGACAAAGCCAGGACGAAGCGGGTTATCGTTTTTGACATTCCTGGCCTCGACGGACTGGAGAGTCGTCCAAAATCGGCTCAACCATCAGTCGAAACGAGGTGGATTTCATCAATAACGTCCACCTTTATGCAATACATTAGCCAGCAGCAATCATCAAAAAAACCGACCGACAAACGCTGGTTGGAGATTGATGCCTTTTTGCCGCCGAAGAAGATATCTCTCCTTTTGGCATGCATAAAGCGGCCATACAAGAGGGATAATGTATTTTCCACCATCGACTTTCTCCATTCCATCCAAGAGTTGCGGAATCCCGGATATGTTCGTGGTGGGTCAAGGCGAAAGATTTCTCCTGCGCGACAGGAAGCACAGGAGCCAGCACGGCAGCCAGATCAAGGTGTATCAACACCAAACACACTGCAAGTTCCAGCGATTGCAGTTAATGATGCAGCTCCAGGACCATCCAATGCGGGTAGCGATGATATCGTGGCTGAGTTGAAGCTATTGAACCTCAATGTGGCATCGGGTTTTAACCGATTAGACACCACAGTCGGCCAACTCAGCACCACGGTCGGCCAACTCAGCACCACGGTCGGCCAACTCAGCAACACGGTCGGCCAACTCAGCATCCAACAAACCCAAACCGAAGCTGCGTTACGGCAACTAAGGACTGATTTCGAGGAGCATTGTAGGGGGCAGCACCAAGCTGAAGCTGTCATACCACCTAGGGCATCACCTCCACTTCATGATGTTCGAGAGTCGCCAGCCCATGCAGCTCCAGCCTCAGACGAGCCTGAAGAACACAATCGGCCGTCTGGTTCTGCTCGAGGGTCTAGTTCAGATCGGTCATCAACTCCAGCTGAAGCCCCATCACAGCATGACAGTCCGGTTTCGTCATCAGAATCAGCTCCAGCATCACCTCAACGCAACATTCCTGATTCTGATGAGTCATCTAGTGATGATCCAGTTCCACCAGTATCTGGTGACTCGGACGAATCGGCAGCTCGTTTTCGGCGATCAATGTATCAGCTGAGATCACGAGCTCGGGTACCGGATGATATCGTCCACAAGTTTGTGAGATCTGGCCGTGAAAGAGAACAACCCGTAGTTCCCGAGGACTCCAGTGATGAAGAACTGACAGACGCAGAAAGAAAACAAGATATGCTGCGTCGTTTAGGGTTGGATGATCCTCAACGTGCTAGAATCCAAGTTTCATCAACGATGTCCTTTGCCGTTGATGACCCAGGTGTGTACGCGAACACCGATTTCGCGGCCTATATCACTTGGATTGGTACAAGCGACAAGCATTGGAAGTGCACAGAATGCGGAAATACTTATCGCACATGGGATATGCCAACCCATGTTTGGTCAACTGAAATGGAGAGAAATCTTGTATGCGATGTCGAAGGGTGCGACTTCGTTTGCCGTGGCGTCAGTAAAATGAGAAAACACATGAAGCAACACCACTAG